From a region of the Poecile atricapillus isolate bPoeAtr1 chromosome 4, bPoeAtr1.hap1, whole genome shotgun sequence genome:
- the SPATA18 gene encoding mitochondria-eating protein isoform X1, translating to MAEDLKSLLGAGSVREMQQKLENWHHDYEMNSSGENMSRCCEILELNTAIQKQLFSILSETSQDPDKCAEIMKRCITPSPCCAASGAQDSAGEELQLCDLASNPKCRLQDLESKLAHTRLQINRMERELARTCPPCSPCPPCSPCPPCSPCPPCSPCPPCSPCPPCSPCPPCSPCPPCSPCPPCSPCPPCSPCSPCPPCPPCPPCPPCPPCPPCPPCPPCPPFRCGSSRPVCVKSWSPAQSRRVHASRRACLIARFNFIYAKDRLDAEARLRTFICDMEVVQRIIYLAVVESFRAARMAFWKLKIHLKETLPLCHLAGPGSVELAILDYMACHKDVYDVCCSVQEVICTLSMNPKLPCPVEVDFAVLSCLIRELCCLAFQMQTLLPALDIAVGVDGELFNKCMYYRSCDSDFTACFVAYHVWPALMENGTVIVKGEVVTKRTVPCCRRSRVRSKSCCCGRRLLPGQVTRSRSLSTVRVKRR from the exons ATGGCAGAAGACTTAAAGAGTCTGTTGGGCGCAGGAAGCGTCCGAGAGATGCAGCAGAAGCTGGAGAACTGGCATCACGACTACGAG ATGAATTCCAGTGGTGAAAATATGAGCCGATGCTGTGAAATATTAGAACTGAACACCGCGATTCAAAAGCAGCTCTTCTCAATTCTCAGTGAAACATCTCAAG ATCCTGATAAATGCgcagaaataatgaaaagatGTATCACGCCAAGCCCATGCTGTGCTGCTTCAGGAGCACAG GATTCAGCTGGGGAAGAACTGCAGCTGTGTGATTTGGCCAGCAATCCGAAATGTCGACTGCAAGATTTGGAGAGCAAACTAGCCCACACTCGTCTGCAGATCAACCGGATGGAACGAGA GCTTGCACGGACCTGCCCTCCTTGCTCTCCTTGCCCTCCTTGCTCTCCTTGCCCTCCTTGCTCTCCTTGCCCTCCTTGCTCTCCTTGCCCTCCTTGCTCTCCTTGCCCTCCTTGCTCCCCTTGCCCTCCTTGCTCTCCTTGCCCTCCTTGCTCCCCTTGCCCTCCTTGCTCTCCTTGCCCTCCTTGCTCTCCTTGCTCTCCTTGCCCTCCTTGCCCTCCTTGCCCTCCTTGCCCTCCTTGCCCTCCTTGTCCTCCTTGCCCTCCTTGCCCCCCTTGCCCTCCTTTCCGGTGTGGGAGCAGCCGACCCGTTTGCGTGAAGAGCTGGTcacctgcccagagcaggcgGGTCCATGCTTCGCGTCGCGCCTGCCTCATAGCACGCTTCAACTTCATCTATGCTAAAGACCGCTTGGATGCAGAGGCCCGTTTGAGGACATTCATCTGTGACATGGAGGTGGTGCAGAGGATAATATACCTTGCAGTTGTG GAATCTTTCCGTGCAGCAAGGATGGCCTTCTGGAAGCTCAAAATACATCTAAAAGAGACTTTGCCTCTATGTCACTTGGCGGGACCTGGGTCAGTTGAACTTGCTATCCTGGATTATATGGCTTGCCACAAGGATGTGTATGACGTTTGTTGCAGTGTCCAG GAAGTAATTTGCACCTTGAGCATGAACCCGAAGCTTCCGTGTCCAGTAGAGGTTGATTTCGCTGTGCTCAGCTGTTTGATTCGAGAGTTGTGCTGTTTGGCTTTTCAAATGCAGACACTCCTTCCTGCTCTTGATATTGCTGTTGGTGTTGACGGAGAGCTTTTCAATAAGTGCAT GTACTATCGTAGTTGTGACTCAGATTTCACAGCTTGCTTTGTGGCCTATCACGTCTGGCCTGCTCTGATGGAAAATGGTACTGTAATTGTGAAGGGAGAGGTAGTCACCAAAAGAACTGTTCCG TGTTGTCGCAGAAGCAGAGTTAGaagcaaaagctgctgctgtggtcGTCGTCTCCTGCCTGGTCAA GTAACTCGAAGCCGCAGTCTTTCAACAGTGAGGGTCAAAA GGCGCTAA
- the SGCB gene encoding beta-sarcoglycan: MAAAAPEQQSSNGPVKKSMREKAVERRNVNKEHNSNFKAGYIPIDEDRLHKTGLRGRKGNLAICVIVVLFILAVINLIITLVIWAVIRIGPNGCDSMEFHESGLLRFKQVSDMGVIHPLYKSTVGGRRNEDLVITGNNQPIVFQQGTTKLSVEKDKTSITSDIGMEFVDPRTQNTLFSTDYETHEFHLPNGVKILNVQKASTERITSNATSDLNIKVDGRAIVRGNEGVFITGKTIEFRMGGNMELKAENSIILNGTVMVSPSRLPSSSYGEQFNNGNWLRFKLCMCADGTLFKVQVTGHNMGCQTSVNPCGATH; the protein is encoded by the exons ATGGCGGCGGCCGCCCCCGAGCAG CAAAGTTCTAACGGCCCGGTGAAGAAGTCTATGCGAGAGAAGGCTGTGGAACGCAGGAATGTTAATAAGGAGCACAACAGTAACTTCAAAGCAGGATATATTCCAATTGATGAAGATCGTCTCCATAAGACAGGGTTACGTGGCAGGAAAGGCAACTTGGCCATATGTGTGAttgttgttctttttattttggccGTCATCAATCTGATA ATTACCCTGGTTATCTGGGCAGTGATAAGAATTGGTCCCAATGGTTGTGACAGTATGGAATTCCACGAGAGTGGCTTGCTGCGGTTTAAGCAAGTGTCTGACATGGGTGTTATACATCCCTTATATAAAAGCACAGTAGGAGGGAGACGGAATGAAGACTTGGTGATCACTGGGAATAATCAGCCT aTTGTATTTCAGCAAGGAACGACCAAGCTTAGCgtggaaaaagacaaaacttCTATTACCAGCGATATTGGCATGGAATTTGTTGACCCACGAACACAAAATACTTTGTTCAGCACCGACTATGAAACTCATGAGTTTCATCTGCCAAATGGAGTTAAAATCTTGAATGTACAAAAGGCCTCTACAGAGAGG ATTACCAGCAATGCAACCAGTGATCTAAACATAAAGGTTGATGGTCGTGCCATTGTCCGGGGTAATGAAGGTGTTTTCATCACAGGCAAGACAATTGAGTTTCGAATGGGTGGAAACATGGAACTAAAAGCA GAAAACAGCATCATCCTGAATGGAACTGTGATGGTTAGCCCGTCACGACTGCCAAGTTCCTCTTACGGGGAGCAGTTCAATAACGGCAACTGGCTGCGCTTCAAGCTCTGCATGTGTGCGGACGGGACGCTGTTCAAGGTCCAGGTGACAGGGCATAACATGGGCTGTCAGACCTCTGTCAACCCGTGCGGAGCCACGCACTAA
- the SPATA18 gene encoding mitochondria-eating protein isoform X2 — MNSSGENMSRCCEILELNTAIQKQLFSILSETSQDPDKCAEIMKRCITPSPCCAASGAQDSAGEELQLCDLASNPKCRLQDLESKLAHTRLQINRMERELARTCPPCSPCPPCSPCPPCSPCPPCSPCPPCSPCPPCSPCPPCSPCPPCSPCPPCSPCPPCSPCSPCPPCPPCPPCPPCPPCPPCPPCPPCPPFRCGSSRPVCVKSWSPAQSRRVHASRRACLIARFNFIYAKDRLDAEARLRTFICDMEVVQRIIYLAVVESFRAARMAFWKLKIHLKETLPLCHLAGPGSVELAILDYMACHKDVYDVCCSVQEVICTLSMNPKLPCPVEVDFAVLSCLIRELCCLAFQMQTLLPALDIAVGVDGELFNKCMYYRSCDSDFTACFVAYHVWPALMENGTVIVKGEVVTKRTVPCCRRSRVRSKSCCCGRRLLPGQVTRSRSLSTVRVKRR; from the exons ATGAATTCCAGTGGTGAAAATATGAGCCGATGCTGTGAAATATTAGAACTGAACACCGCGATTCAAAAGCAGCTCTTCTCAATTCTCAGTGAAACATCTCAAG ATCCTGATAAATGCgcagaaataatgaaaagatGTATCACGCCAAGCCCATGCTGTGCTGCTTCAGGAGCACAG GATTCAGCTGGGGAAGAACTGCAGCTGTGTGATTTGGCCAGCAATCCGAAATGTCGACTGCAAGATTTGGAGAGCAAACTAGCCCACACTCGTCTGCAGATCAACCGGATGGAACGAGA GCTTGCACGGACCTGCCCTCCTTGCTCTCCTTGCCCTCCTTGCTCTCCTTGCCCTCCTTGCTCTCCTTGCCCTCCTTGCTCTCCTTGCCCTCCTTGCTCTCCTTGCCCTCCTTGCTCCCCTTGCCCTCCTTGCTCTCCTTGCCCTCCTTGCTCCCCTTGCCCTCCTTGCTCTCCTTGCCCTCCTTGCTCTCCTTGCTCTCCTTGCCCTCCTTGCCCTCCTTGCCCTCCTTGCCCTCCTTGCCCTCCTTGTCCTCCTTGCCCTCCTTGCCCCCCTTGCCCTCCTTTCCGGTGTGGGAGCAGCCGACCCGTTTGCGTGAAGAGCTGGTcacctgcccagagcaggcgGGTCCATGCTTCGCGTCGCGCCTGCCTCATAGCACGCTTCAACTTCATCTATGCTAAAGACCGCTTGGATGCAGAGGCCCGTTTGAGGACATTCATCTGTGACATGGAGGTGGTGCAGAGGATAATATACCTTGCAGTTGTG GAATCTTTCCGTGCAGCAAGGATGGCCTTCTGGAAGCTCAAAATACATCTAAAAGAGACTTTGCCTCTATGTCACTTGGCGGGACCTGGGTCAGTTGAACTTGCTATCCTGGATTATATGGCTTGCCACAAGGATGTGTATGACGTTTGTTGCAGTGTCCAG GAAGTAATTTGCACCTTGAGCATGAACCCGAAGCTTCCGTGTCCAGTAGAGGTTGATTTCGCTGTGCTCAGCTGTTTGATTCGAGAGTTGTGCTGTTTGGCTTTTCAAATGCAGACACTCCTTCCTGCTCTTGATATTGCTGTTGGTGTTGACGGAGAGCTTTTCAATAAGTGCAT GTACTATCGTAGTTGTGACTCAGATTTCACAGCTTGCTTTGTGGCCTATCACGTCTGGCCTGCTCTGATGGAAAATGGTACTGTAATTGTGAAGGGAGAGGTAGTCACCAAAAGAACTGTTCCG TGTTGTCGCAGAAGCAGAGTTAGaagcaaaagctgctgctgtggtcGTCGTCTCCTGCCTGGTCAA GTAACTCGAAGCCGCAGTCTTTCAACAGTGAGGGTCAAAA GGCGCTAA